AAACATCAAAAAAATGGCCTTGCTCCTCTCGAAGAGAGGAAAAGGCTTTGTGATCCGCCTAATTTACCAAATCTAATTTCCTTTATCTGTTTATTTCCCATAAACATGCAACCCCTGGCGCTTTTCTTGCGAAAAGAGCCAGGGGGTTTGTCATCAATCTCAATCGACCGCTTTAGGCGGTCGATTTTTTTTCCGATCGATGTTCCCCGTCGGGTGAATCAAAGGTCAAACCTTATAAATCAGGGTGCCCTGTTTCCGCGACAAAGGTTCCGGAACGATTAAAACAGTCCGCGCAGCGAATAGTAAATCAGCAGCCACAGCGGAACGCTCATAAAGGTGGCGTTGAACAAACCGAACCAGAACGCTTTTCCGACGACCGGGAAGTTCATGGGGGGCACCTCCGAGATCCCTTTCGTACTTTTATTATACGTTATCGAATTCCCTGAGTGGGGATTTTTTGTCAATTGTAAACGAAATGTAATGCTGAAGTAATCTCGGCGTCAATTGCCCCGAGCAACCCCGGAGGGCGGTTTAACTTTCCCGTTCCCGGTACGCCATTCCTCCTTCCTTCACCGTTCCCTGCCCGCCGGTGATTTCGGCGAAGTGTTCCAGAAATGCTTTTTCCTCTCCCGCCGGGATCCAGACGGTCCAACTCACCTTGTCCGTGAAGCGGGGCGGATCGATGTCGTATCCGGAGGTCCGGAGGGCGTGCTCTACTTTGCCCATCCAGGAATAGTCCAGGGTGATTTCCATCGCCCGGTGAAGCTGCCGGATCACCGTCCCGGCCGCGTCCAAACCGGCGGAGGCGGACTGGCTGTACGCCCGGACCAAGCCGCCCGCTCCCAGCTTGATGCCCCCGAAATAGCGGGTGACGACGACGGCGGTGTCCACCAGCTGCCGGGCTCGGATCACCTCCAGGATCGGCCGGCCGGCCGTGCCCGCCGGTTCGCCGTCATCGGAGGAGCGCTGCATTTCACCGCCGCGGCCGACCACCCACGCGTAGCAGTTGTGGGTGGCGTCCCAGTGGCGGCGGGAGATTTCCTGGACGAAGGAGGCGGCTTCCTCCTCCGATTCGACCCGGCTTGCGTAGGCGATGAAGCGGGATTTCTGGATGACGATCTCCGTCTCCCCGTACTGTTTGACCGTGCGATAGCGCAAAGGTTGGGTCATTTTGGCGTCAGCTCCTTATCGATTCGGATCGAAGGAGAGGCGTACAAACAAAAAGAGGCACCCATTTTGAAAAGGATTGTCGAAAGGGTAGCCATGGCGGTCCGGTTCTGCTATGATGGATTCGAATTCCATAAAAAGGGGGAATTCCCTCTTTTGGGCATAATCGAGTGAACGAAAGGGGAATTTATATGTTCTTTTCCTTTGGGATCCACCCGGTTTACCTGCTGCAGGTTCCGGAACCCCTGGATTTCTCTCCATCCATGGGAGTGCCCGGCGCTGACCGGACAGGGTCCGGTACGAGACGCCGGGCAAAGAGGCGGTTGGTTCCTCTCGGGAAGGTCCGAGCCGGTGTCCGTTCGCACATCGATCCGTTTCCTAGAGTGCGGGGACCGACTTAGTACTGGTTCTGACCTCCATCGCTTTCCTCAGAGTTGCCGGTGGTGTCTGAATCCGTGGTCTGTCCTTCCGAGGAGGGGGGATCCAGCTCCAGATGCTCCCGGAGGATTTTGCTGACCCGCTGCCGTTCCATTTCACTGATCCGCACGATCGAGACATTGTATGAGCCGATCGGAACTTTATCGTAGGTGACGTTCAGTTCGATCGATTCGATGTCATCCTTTGAGATCTTCCGGTACAAGTTTTGCATGGCGATCATTTCCTTGACCTTGAGGCTGGTGGAGATGTTTTCGCCCAGGATGTTCAGGATCTCGTTGATTTTGGTCAAGCCCTTGAGGCTGACGCCCTTGTCCATGAGGTCGACCAGCACTTCCCGCTGCCGCTCGTTCCGGCCGAGATCCCCCTTGGGATCCCGCTTCCGCATGCGGACGTAGGACAAGGCCTGATCGCCGTTCAGATGCATCGGTCCCTTTTTAAAGTAGTACCGCTCCTGTTTGCCCAGCCTTTTCTCCCAGAAATCGAATTTCACGTTGACGTCCACTCCGCCCAGGGCATCCACGATATCGATGAATCCCTTGAAGTTCACCTTGGCGTAGTGGTCGATGGGAATGTTCAGGAGCTTCTCGATCGTCTCGGCGGTGTTGGTGACGGGGTTCACCCCTTTTGTTTTTCCCCAGTAGGGTGCGGAGTTGATCTTGTCCTGATGTCCCCCGGTGTTGGCGATCTCCACGTAGCTGTCCCGCGGAATGCTGACCATCTTGACGGAATTGGTTTTGGGATTGACTGCGGCGACGATGATCACGTCGGCCCGCCAATTGTCGGTTTCTTTCCTCACGTCCGTACCCAGGAGAAGAACGGTGAAAGGTTCTTCAATGGTTATTTCGTTTTCCCGCAAATCTGATTTTTTCCGGTCCATCGGCTCGTACGTATCAGCCGCTGCGTCCCAGGTCCGGTAAAAAAGGTAGCTCCCCGAAAGGACTATAACGGCCAATGAGAGGAAAGCTGTGCGTAACAGCCATTTTTTTATCCGTTTTTTTCGGACGCGTTCAACCCGGCTCTGATTGATTCGTCTCATGGCCTTTCCTCGCTTTATGTTCCCATAACATTCTCTCCTCATACTATCATCTTATTTCTAGCTGCTCAAGTAGAAAAATAATGAATTAAGCCGTTGTCAAGCCTCCAGTTCCAGATGGCGCCGCAAGAGGGATCGAATGCGGAGGCGCTCCTTTTCCGGGACGATGAAGTAGTACCGGCTGCTCCATTGGTCATGTCCGCGGAAGTGAATCGTTTCAATATTTTTTTCGGGCACCCGGGACAGGGTGTAGCACAGGCTGACCGCATCCCTCAGGGTGAGAGAAGTTTCGCTGTAAGCGCGGAGAATGTTGAACAGCCGGTTCATCTTCAACAGCGTGGAAGGATGTTTGCTCTTGTGCCAAAGGCTGCGGAGCACCTGCTGTTGACGCCGGTGGCGGTCGAAGTCGTTGGTTCCCGTCCGGTCCCGAATGTAGGCCAGCGCCTGGGAGCCGTTTAAATGCATGGGCCCCTTGCGGAAGTGATGGCCCAGATAGGAGAAGGAACGGGGGCTGTTCACGTCGACGCCTCCGAACAGG
This sequence is a window from Planifilum fimeticola. Protein-coding genes within it:
- a CDS encoding YigZ family protein, encoding MTQPLRYRTVKQYGETEIVIQKSRFIAYASRVESEEEAASFVQEISRRHWDATHNCYAWVVGRGGEMQRSSDDGEPAGTAGRPILEVIRARQLVDTAVVVTRYFGGIKLGAGGLVRAYSQSASAGLDAAGTVIRQLHRAMEITLDYSWMGKVEHALRTSGYDIDPPRFTDKVSWTVWIPAGEEKAFLEHFAEITGGQGTVKEGGMAYRERES
- a CDS encoding LCP family protein encodes the protein MRENEITIEEPFTVLLLGTDVRKETDNWRADVIIVAAVNPKTNSVKMVSIPRDSYVEIANTGGHQDKINSAPYWGKTKGVNPVTNTAETIEKLLNIPIDHYAKVNFKGFIDIVDALGGVDVNVKFDFWEKRLGKQERYYFKKGPMHLNGDQALSYVRMRKRDPKGDLGRNERQREVLVDLMDKGVSLKGLTKINEILNILGENISTSLKVKEMIAMQNLYRKISKDDIESIELNVTYDKVPIGSYNVSIVRISEMERQRVSKILREHLELDPPSSEGQTTDSDTTGNSEESDGGQNQY